GCTTCCGGTAGCCCTCTTGATGACCCAGTGCGCCGAAAGTTTTGATCCACCCGTCTCACCGCCTGCCCATAACCAGAAAGCTTTTATTGCCAGTGGCGGGCTTCCCGGCCTGAATCCCGGAGACCCACCCTTGGAATCTCCCACCGTTGCCATCATCACCGGTGACGGGGCACCTGAAGTCATCGGGACATTGAGTCCCGGAGGGTCAAATGATGTCGCCGCTACATTCGGCCATGTTTATGTCAACAATTCCGGGGCAGACAGTGTTGGCGTCATCGATGCGAATTCAAATACGGTGATTAAACAAATCGGGGTAGGAGCAAGACCGATTCACTCCAAGGTGATCAAGGGAGGGAATCTCCTCATCGTTGGCAATGACGGGCCATCCGGACGTGATCCGGCAAATGATCCTTTGCTAGTCGCACAGGATGATTCAATTTCGATAATCGATACCAACCCGAATAATGCCAGCTTCCTTTTGGAAATCGCTCGTATCCGAGTGGGAGATGGCCATCACATCGTCGCTTACAGCGATGTCGCGAACCGGGTGGCGGTCACCAACCTGAGTGCGGGGACAACATCCATCGTTGATATTAACCTGCTTCAAACCATCTGTACTGTTCCTGTTGGGATTGTCCCCCACGGGATCGACTATTCAGATGTCAGCGGTCACGCCTATGTTGCAAATGTCGTCGGCCCGACTGAGGCCATTACGATCATAAATTTGGACGGTTCTATTCCTACCATCCCGACTGATCCTCACACGCCCACAACCGCGGCATCGACATGTAGTGTAGACCTTGATCTGGGTGGAATCACAAAAGGATCAGCGGCAGGCCAGATCCCGGCATCTGGCTTTACCCACACCAACCATGCTGGAACTTTCGTTTATACCGTTGGCTATGACAGTGCAACAACAACCGGATATCTTTCGGTAATCGATACAAGTACCGATACGGTTCCGGCGGGAGGCGTCATTCAAATTGCAAACCTCCAAGTTACAAACTTCAAGCCTGACAAGTTTGCAATTACTGAAAACGACGGTCGGATCTATGTCAGCAGCGTTGATTCGGTGAATGATACAGATCCCAATAATCCCATCTTTCTCCATCCAGGAAATACTGTTGCCGTGTTCGACATCAACACCGTGACCGGAATTCCAGCACTTCACGCAACCACCCCGTTCATTACGGTCGGGCCGGGACATGACCACCGCGCCCTCAAGCTCAGCAGTGATGGGACGCGGCTATTTGTCCCAAACTCGGGATCGGATAATGTTTCCATTATCGATACGGCGACACTTTCGGTCATCAGCACGCTTGAGGTCGGGCACGAGCCGAATTCATTAATCTACGTCGATCCGGAGACGCTTGAAATTCCAGCGACTGGCGGCGGAGCAGGCGGACATGGCCACGCCGGATAAGTCCAAAAACAGGGCTTCCCTCTGGGGCTTAGCATTTTTCTCCGGGGCTGCAGGACTGATTTATGAAGTCCTGTGGCTCCGGGAATTTGCCCTGCGGCTGGGAAACACGGCCCAGGCTTCTTCGCTCGTCCTAGCAGCCATATTTGCAGGTCTAGCCCTCGGAAACCTCCTCGGCGGAAAATGGGCGAACCGGATTTCAAGGCCGCTGAAGGGCTATGCCCTAATCGAACTTGCAATGGCGGCCTGCGGCGGTTTCGCGATGGCCTTTCTGGGCAAAGGTGGAACGATGGTTCTCATCCCGCTCTTCTTTCTCCTTATCCTGATGGCCATCCTAATGGGTGCGACCCTTCCGCTCCTTATCCAGGCCATACCTCAGGATCCGGAGCATACGGGACGTGAAAGCTCCTGGCTCTACGGCATAAATACCACCGGCGGGATGATCGGAGCCGGGGCCGCAGGAATGGCCCTCCCGCTCTGGCTGGGCATCAGAGGGACTTTTTCCCTGGCGATTTTTTTCAACCTGATGATTGCAATTTTGGCATTGAAGACGGGAACCCCAGAAGCTCAAAACCTCGAAGGGACAGATGAAGTAGTCGATAAGGACAATCGCCATAAAAAATCACACAAAAATCAGACGTCCCCCCTTCCTTCCAGGATCCTCTTTTTACTGACCGGTCTTTCCGGTGCAGGGACGCTCGCGCTCGAAGTTCTCTGGACCCGGATGTTCAGTCTGGTCTTTCAAAACTCGGTTTACAGTTTTTCACTCATTCTTGTCCTCTTCCTCCTCTCCCTGGCAATATCTGCCGCCTGGGTCGCTTCACTTTCCAGAAGAAACGGGGATCCATATAAATTATTATTACGCGCTTTATCGGTCGTTGCCTTCTTGATTCCTCTCGGGGCATGGATTTTCATTCGATCCAGCCATTTAAAGTTTCTTTTCCGGGACACAACAGCGATTGGATATATATTGAATATCACCCTCTTTACCGGCGCGCTGGTCGTCCCGGTCATGATTGCCGCCGGGATGATTCTCCCGCTCTGCTGGGTCATCGACCAGCGAAAGAATCAAAGCACCGGCTGGCAGATGGGAAGCCTCCTTGGGATGAATACGATTGGTGGTGTGCTTGGCGCTCTCGCCGCCGGTTTTATCCTCATCCCGCAATTGGGGCTCTGGCCCGGCATGGGTCTTGTCGCAGTGGGATATGCCTGTGGGAGCCTCCTTGTCCTCCGCAGTTTCCTCAGCAAAGAAAAACGACTCCCCGGAGCAAGACCTCTTTCAAGGGTCGCACGGCCTGTTATCATAGGGAGTCTCTTTGTCCCGCTCCTCCTTATCTGGCCTTCCCTCCCAACCCAGCATCTCAAGTCCGGAGAAAAGCTTCTCTTCCTGGAAGAAGGGGCAGGGGCCCAGGTGGCCGTGGTCGAACTTCCGTCAGGAGAGCGAAAACTCAAGGTAAACAGCACTTATAACCTGGGCAGCTCTTCCGCCGAGATTGAGGAAAGACGGATGGGACAGCTACCGCTCCTCCTCCATCCAGATCCGAAATCGCTTGCCTTTGTCGGCCTGGCGACCGGGATTACGGCAAGCGCGATCTATGATCATCCTGTGGATCAGGCCACCCTGATCGAACTGCTGCCAGAAGTGGTCCGGGCGGCCTCATGGTTTGATCGCGAAAACCGCGGGATCATTCATGATCCGAAGTGGAATCTGGTCATTGCAGATGGGAGGGTTGCGCTTCCAAAAAATAAGACGCCGCTCGATCTTGTTATCTCTGACCTTTTCGTGCCCTGGCATGCCGGGACCTGGACTCTCTACAGCCTTGAATACTACAGAGAAGCCGCGCGAAAGCTATCAGAGGGCGGGATGTATGTTCAGTGGCTCCCCCTTTATCAACTCTCTTTACGGGAATTCCAGATTATCGGCAGGACATTCAGTGAGGCCTTCCCGCATGTATCCATGTGGCGCGGCAATTTTTCCCCCGACTATCCGATACTCGCCCTGATCGGCTCCAAGCGCCCTTTAAAGATTGACCTTGAAAAAATGGAATCGCGACTCCAGACTGTAAAAAACAGTGCGTCACCGCAGGATCCCTTTCTAGCAACCCCCAACGATATGATGCTGTTCTATGTGGGCGGGACAGATGCCGTGCAGGACCTCTTCAAGGGCGCCCCTTTAAATACCGACAACCACCCTCTCATTGAGTATCTTGCCCCGATGAGCCATATCAGGAAAGAGCAACTCATCGGATCGGATTTGGCCGAACTCTTTATTCAGGTTTCCCAAAATGAAAAGGAATGGCGGAATCACGCCCTTGCCGGAGCGCACCTGTATCAGGCAACCGTTTCCGTCAAATTAAAACAATATGATTCACGAACCTTACATCTTGAAAAGGCCAGCCGTTTAGTTAAGGGAAGCCGTCTGCTGACAAGATTCGCGAAAGCACTGAAACTGAATCAACCGACTTCTCAAGGCTTGCCGGCCAGGAGGCAATAATATTCACTTATCATTGGAGGGTGATCGATTGAAAACGAGGCTATCTTTATTAAAGACACTATTAGTGATGGGCGTCATTATTCTGGTTTTTATTTCAATTACCGGGATGGCCAGCCGCCCGCCCCTTGTCGGCGGTCCGGCCCCTCACTTTCAACTTAAGACCCTCAAGGACACCTTAATTACCATCGCCGATTATCGTGGTAAGGTCGTCCTGCTGAACTTCTGGGCGACCTGGTGTAAGCCTTGTATGAAGGAGATGCCGGAAATGCAGGTGGCCTATGAAGAGTATAAGGACCGGGGCTTCGTCATCTTGGGAGTCAACTTTGGTGAGAGCCCGGGAAAGGCGGCAAGGCTTGTCAAGCAAATGGGTCTTACCTTCCCGATTCTCCTTGATCAAGAAGTTGAGGTTGCTTCGCGCTATCAAGTCGTGAGCCTTCCCGTCAGCTTCTTTATTGGCCCGAATGGGATTATTAAGGAGCGGGTGTTCGGGGGAACGCTGACAAAGGCGGGGATCGGTGAGGTCTTCCATCGGCTGATGGATGGAAAGAAAGGTTAAAAAATGGTCACGTAAAGCACTGTTTGGTGAGGAAAGCAACGCCCATGCTAGCCTATTCTACCTAACGCGTTATAGATTTGCTACCCAAAATACCAGACTAGAAGTTGCGATAGGATTTGGATGTCCATCGGTCTTTACTTTTCTGAATGATTAGTGAGGAACCCAACTTTTCAGGGAAGGAGCGATCTTCGGACTCCTCATATTGTGACAGGAATATGGGATTTAACCCTCCATTATGAGGACACGCCGGACAGCCTCGGGCTCCTTATCTATTACAAACAGAAAGTTTTTTGATGCTCCTGAAGGGACACGGCGTCCTTGTTCCCAATCCTGAATCGTTCGAAGATTCACGCCAAAATAACCTGCAAAGGCTTTCTGAGTCATGCCCAACTTTTTACGAATGCGGCGCACATTAATAGCGTCGGGAATATGAATGATGCAATTATGATTTTTTTCCCCTTTTGCAAAGGAAAGGGCCTCTTCGGCGCTTTCTATAATACGCTTTCCTGCCGTTTTCATAGTCATTTTCTCCAATTTCTGTAGGCATCTGCAATACTACCCAATATATTTTTCAGCGTGTTGCACTCTGCTTTTGTTAAATTCACTTTGTCGCCTTTGGCAAACACGTTAAGGAGAAAAACAGGAATATCAATCCCGGAATAAAAAGTGATGACACGAACCCCGCCACTTTTCCCCTTCCCTTTCGCAGAGAACCGGACTTTCCGAGCTCCCACAGTTCCAGGAATACTAACACCCGTAAGCGGATTTTCAGAAATAAACTCTACGATTCCCTCTCTTTCATCCTCCGATAAACCAACGTCCCTGGCATCTTTTATAAACCCAGGGGTTTCAACTACTGTCTGCATACCATCAATATACGGCATTGCCGTATATTCGTCAACTGTAGTCATTTCGGAAAAGAAAAAAAGAAGGGAAGAAGGAAGGGTAGAGTAGAAGACAGGTTCCAGTCATCGCGACGCTTTTCAATAACCGCTTAAACAGCAGTAGCGTAGACATGGACTTCTTTGTTCAGTCTGTCCTTTAAACGGTCCTTTTCTGTTTCCAGATCATAACGGGCCTGAAGGTTAATCCAGAACCTTTCAGAAAGCCCGAAGTACTTGGATAGCCTCAACGCAGTATCTGGAGATACAGAGCGTTTGCCGTGGACAATCTCATTAATACGTCTTGCAGGGACGCTGATATCTTTTGCCACTTTGTACTGGCTGATTCCCATTGGCTTTAAAAATTCCTCCATAAGGATTTCTCCAGGGTGGATCGGTGCTAATTTAGTCTTGGCCATAATACCTCCTAATGGTAGTCAACGATCTCCACTTTGTAGGCGTCGCCCTTACGCCACTCAAAGCAGATACGCCATTGGATATTGATACGGATGCTGTGCTGGCCTTTTCTTTTCCCCGTCAGGTTTTCGAGGTGGTTTGATGGGGGTATCCGCAAGTCCTGTAGCACCTCTGCCACATCTAGGATTTCAAGCTTTCGTCGAGCAATTTTCTGAATGGTCTCAGGAATTTTTCGTGATCGTTCTCGTCTGAACAGTTTTTCTGTTTCTTTACTCGCGAAGGTTTTTATCATCTACAAGATAGTAACGCATAGCGTTAATAATGTCAAGCGTTACTATGGGTCGTTACAGGATAATCCGTTCGACTTCATCCAGGGTGGCTTCCTGTGCCCTCCGGTCGTAGAGTTTTGTGGTTCGAGGGGAGGCGTGGCCTGCCATGTACTGCGCGTGTTCGAGCTGGCCATCGTTCTTCAGATAAGCCGTGATCCCTGTGGCCCGGAAGGTATGGTTTGTAAAACGATCTCCAAGACCGGCGGCCTTACAGCGCCGTTTTACCATCGCCAGGGCTTCTCGGCGATCAAGCCGCCTGTTGGTGAACCCGCTTCGGTTCCGGGTCATGGACCTAAAAATCGGCCCATCTTTTTCTTTCAGGGCGGACATGTAGGTTTCCATGTACTCGATGGCCGTGTGGTGTGCGGGCATGACATGGTGGCGTCCCCCTTTTTCCTGAAACCGGAAATTCATCCGGCGTCCGACCTGATAGTAGTCTCTTACATCCAGAGCACAGACAGCCGATATCCTGGCAAAGGTGTAGACCATGACCCCAATGAGGGCCTTGTCGCGTAGTCCGCTGGGTTTGGAGGCATCTATTGAGGCAAATAAAGCCCTGGCATCTTCTCCTGTCATGACCGGTGTTTTGCCGGTGGTCACAATATGTTTCGGTCCCCGGACATCGGCGGCCGGATTAGCGGGGACAATCTGCCGGATCACCAGGAAGGCCCCAAAGACCCGCAAGGACGCCAGGTGCTGTTTGATCGTCGGGGCGGAGTAACCCATTCCGCCGGAGTCTTTCGGTTTTCCGAGCTGCTAGATGTATAGGGCAACGTGCATTGCCTTTATCTCTGGAAGCGTTGCGCCTCTGCTTTCAACCCAATCCAGAAATCGGCAAACATTGCGCAGGTAGGCTTGGCGTGTATTCGCGTTTCTGATCTGTGCGGTGAAGAATTCAAGAAAGACCCGTTGTGCAGACTCTCCCAGATCGGCCAGGACTGCTGGAAGTTTTGAAAAAGGTGCTGATGGAAGGATTTGGAAGTCTTCGGTCATACATAAGCTCTTCTGTTCTGAAGAACCTATTATATCTCATAAACGACGTTATGAGATAGTATAAAGTGTTGTTATAGGAAATTATTTTTACACGACTTGAAATCACCTTTGCGGGCTGAATTTGAAAATGACTTGGTCTGTAATGGTTAAAACCCTGAACAAATCCTGTCAGGATACGATCTGAGGTTAGTCAATTCAGTTTTTCTGTGGGAGGATCATGTTCAAAATGAGGGAGAACGTCCATCGACTGATGGGGAATTCCGAGGATTTCTATTTTGTCCTTTGCCTGGCGGTAGAAGATAATGTGGTTTCCTTCTGGAAAGCTCTGGTAGCCTTCCTTTACGTCATCACGATTTTTACCCTGGACAGGGTTCTTTGCGAGCATCCGTATTTTATTGCGTAGCAGGGCGATGTATTGTTTTGCTTGCTCATTCCCCCATTTTTCATTTGTATATTTCTGTATGTCGACAATATCTTGTTTCGCTCGTGGGGAGAGGGTGTACTTACTCATGGTTAGCCGTTGCCATCCACGATCTTCTCAAAGAACGTTTCGCCGTCTTCTCCCTCCCCTCTATCTAGCTGGATCTCGCCTTCAGAGAGGTGCGCTCTCAAGCGTTCAAGTTTCATCTCCTCGATGGTTTTGTACTCTTCCATCGACATAATGACGGCGACAGGCCGCCCATGTTTTTCAATAGAGACGGGTTCTCTTTGAACGGTATCCATTAGTTCCCCAAAATGTGTTTTTGCTTCCCTTGCGGCTAGTTTTTTCATGATAGTTACCTCTGATATTTTTGAATCATTATGATCATTATAACCTTTCCTGTAGGTTTTGCAAGCTGAATTCCCATTCTCTCCACTAGGTTTGGAGGGTCTTATTTGTCCTGGTTTACAATCCAAATGATCGGGTTTTTCTTTGTCTATTCGGATTTCAGTGAAACTAAGGGTGGTTTTTTTCTAGTGGCTACATGTCCCAGGATCGGCGGGGATCTAATAAACCGGCCAGCCGACTGGAAGACAAGGCCAGAGGTTTTTTTGGAGATCAAGGCATATTCTTCCGTCCGGTGAGGAACCAACGAAGACCGATAACGCAGTATCTCGGGCGGATGGGTCTCGCGCTAGCCATCGACTGTTTCTCATGTATATAATGACGGATATCGAGGTCCTAGCTTATCAGACGCTTTGAAATCGTCGATATGGGGCATCTGTGGAGGTTGTTTTCTATGGAATTAGACATAATTTTGGTGAGATTATTTCTTTTTCTCTGAAGCCTATAAAAATAAAATTGGCAAACGGCCGAAGATTTCTTCCCGAAACGTTGTTTTTTTAGGTAATTCGCTTCTATGCAAGGTTTCGAGTGAAAATGATTGTTGCCTGAAATCGATAGGGAATGGATTCCTTGAATGGAAATAGCTTGCAGCAAACAGCACTCCGTAAGATCAAGGTATTGCAATAAATTTATTGCAACACTTATGCACTATTGCATTAAATCAATACCATATCACTGATCCCAATTTCTTCCAATTAATCAATGAGTTAATACAATAACATCTTTTGGCACAATACATGCAATTTCTTCATTCTGAAGTAACTAGTTATATCCGGTCTCCCATCAGGGTCATTGCCTTACATGGAGATGGCCGTGTCAAAAATATTTGGAGGATAAAAATAGATGGAAATTGAAAAATGTCTTTACAGATTTTGTGCTGCGATATTTGCAACCCTGTTTGTTCTTATGTCTCCTGGGAGAGTATTTGCAGAAAATGCGGTGTTAGCAACGGCACCTCACGTTCCAGCTCCAGTTAAAAGAAAATCACCTGCGACGGTTGTCGTCAATTTTGAGGCCAGGGAGATCACCCAAGAAATTGATGGAGACAAGAAGTATAAATTTTGGACTTTCAATGGGACAACACCTGGACCGATGATTCGAGTGCGAGTCGGTGATTCTGTCCAATTCCACCTGGCCAATCACAAAGACAATCAATGGCCTCATAACATTGACCTCCATGCGGTTAACGGTCCCGGAGGTGGAGCGCACGTCAATGAGGTCAAACCCGGAGAAGCATCTGTTTTTACATTTAAAACCTTGAAACCGGGTCTCTACATCTATCATTGCGCAGCTGGGGCACCGAGTATTCCTCATCACATTTCAAACGGGATGTATGGTTTGATTCTGGTAGAGCCAGAGGAGGGCATGTCTGACGTGGATAAAGAATTTTATGTTTTCCAGAGTGAGTTCTTTACAAAATCTGCTGGTAAGGAAAACCTCTTAGAACTTGATTTTAATAAGGGAATGGCGGATCAGCCGGACTATGTCTTTTTTAATGGGAAGGCCGGTGCATTGATGGGGGACAATGTGATCAAAGCCAATGCCGGAGATAATGTGAGAATCTATTTCGGTAATATCGGACCCAATAATATCTCTTCCTTCCATGTGATCGGAGAAATTTTCGATAAGGTCTACATGGAAGGCTCCATCGGAGGTGCAGTCAATCATAATGTTCAGACGACATTGGTGCCTTCTGCGGGGGCAACCATTGTTGAGATGAAAGTCGATGTGCCCGGAAGTTATATCTTGGTCGATCACAGTATTTATCGCGTAGCCAAGGGTGCAATTGGCATCCTGGCTGTAGGCGGAAAAGAAGACAATTCAATATTTAAAAAGGGAAAATAGTTTCTGACTATTGTGATTTCCATTCTGATGCCGGCCGCGTTGTATGAGGCAAATCCCTGCAAGCCCTCTCATTAGAGGGGGCTTGCTATTTCTAAGTGCTGCATCTTCCTCCAAAGGGTAACACGGTGCAAGCCGAGTTGCCGGGCTGCTTCGCTCTTATTCCCATCTGCCTGTATCATAGCATCGACAATCATTTCCTTTGAGATCTTTTTCCTGGGCTTTCTTGTGCCCGTTTCCTGAACGCTGGATGAGCTTATTAAATAGGGCAGATCAGGAACATGGATTGTCCCATCAGTGCATTTAACACAGGAGTATTCAATGGTATTTTCGAGCTCACGGATATTTCCGGGCCAGTCATAATCCATGAGCTTTCCCATGGCATTATCAGAAATACTTGAGATCTCTTTAGAAGATCTCCCTTGCCAGCGATTCATGAAATGCTTGGATAAGTAAGGGATGTCATCCTTCCGTTCTCTGAGTGGCGGGATGCAAATTGGGATCACATTAAGGCGATAGAAAAGATCTTTTCTGAAATGTCCTTTAGAGACTTCTTCCCCTAGGTTTTTGTTACTGGCGACAATGAGTCGAAAATCGGTCTTACGGGAACGATTTTCACCCACACGTTCAATTTCTTTTTCTTGTAAGACTCGGAGTAGTTTCACTTGGATATTCAGGCTTAGATCTCCAATTTCATCCAGAAAAACCGTCCCGCCATCTCCTTCTTCAAAGCGCCCAATTCTATCTTTAATTGCTCCTGTAAATGCACCTCTTGCGTGTCCGAAAAGTTCACTTTCCAAAAGGGTGTCCGAAAAAGAGGCGCAATTCACCCTAACCAGCTTCTTGTTACGACGGGGGCTTTCAACATGGATGGCTTGTGCAATGAGTTCTTTCCCTGTGCCCGTTTCTCCCTGAAGCAGAATCGTGGAATCGAAATAGGCCGTGTTCTTTACGGTCTTGTAAAGTGCCTTCATCGAACGGCTTTTCCCAATGATCTTATGGAATGAAGTTCGTTCAGTAAGGGCATTTCTCAATTCCACGGCTTCTGTGATATCAGTTAGGGCAACAAGGACTTCAAGCTGTCCATCCTCCTCCTTATTGAGGAGTCCAACATTAAACTCGCCGAACCGTTCTTGAGCATCTTTACGGTAGAATCGTGATTCGAATCGAATAGGTTCCTGGCTTTTTTTCGCGACCATACAAAGATCGCAATTTCCAAGACAGACACTCTTTTTAAAAAGAGTGACGCATTTCCGGCCAATGACCTCATCTTTGCTGAAGCCCGTTATTCTTTCGGCGGCCTGGTTGAAGCGTTTGATCACCCTATTTTGATCATAAACAAAAACCGCTTCTTTTAAGACATTAAAAGCCGTACTAATATGGTCTGTGTCAGACTTTATGCCCATGTTCTCTCCAAGGCCTGAAATATCCTGGTAAATTGAAAATAAAATGTACTCCATCGCTCAAAGTGTTGCAATAATTTATTGCAACACAAATTCACTGTAACATACTACACAGGGGGAATTCTCCCTAAAGCACCCGAAAAATTGGTTCCATCCCCTCCAGCCTAAAAAATTGCCTAACATCTAAATAGAGCAAAAAAAGAACGAGAAGAATCAAAGATCTCCACTTTTTGCTGACACTGATGTGAGGCGCTATCTTCTCTTTCTCCCCGTATTCCTCAAAATATTCAATACTTAAAGATGTAGTCGCAAATTTTAAGAGTTTCGGGAATTATCGATTTGTAAGATAAAGCCTCACTCCCTGGCATCTTCATATTTTCGAATCAATTTCCCTACTCTCCCCTGATCGCTCTGTGTTTCAAGGTCGGCGGTGATCTGGGAAACCGTAAAGTCGTCTGATAGGCAAGTCCAGAGACCTTTTGGAGATCAAGGCGTACCCTTCCGTCCGCTGAGGAACCAACGAAGACCGATAACTCAGTATTACTGGCGGATGGGTCTCGCGCTAGCCATCGGCGGGTTCCTCGCCTATATAATGATGGAATTTGAGGTCCTAGCCTATCAAACGCTTTGAGATCGTCGATCCTGGGGCATTTTTGTAAGTCGGTTTTTGAATCACATACACAAACCTAACCTTTCAAAAGGCAGTCTGTAAAAAATAGGGGCTTCCTTTTCGACCAGGACGGAGGCGACCTCTTCTAACCCAACGAGAAACGGAACGTCACAGACTTGAGCTGACTGCATTCACATCACATTTTCCTTCAAACATCGAAGGATTCATCATAAAAAATAATGCTGATGCGTTGACTTACTCTGTAACATCTTATTTGCACAAGACCGCATTTGTGCGTTATTGTGTTTAAGAATTGTTCACAGGGAGGGCACTGGTACGATGAACCAAAACAATATTACACGATGGATTACTTGCAGTCTCGTTATTTTAACGCTATTCAATGTGGCACTTCTCCAGGCTGAACCAGAAAGGGAGACGGTTTCAAAGGATAAGGAAGTGAGCATTGAATACACACTTCGAATTGAAGGTGAGAAAGGATTAGAGGTCATTGACAGCAATGTCGGGGATGCACCAATGACTTTCATTCATGGTTCACATGAGATTTTTCCGGCGCTGGAAAATGCCATAGAAGGGATGAAGGTTGGGGAAAACAGAAAGGTCACGCTTTCACCAGAACAAGGTTATGGTCTCGTTAATCAGGATGCCATTGTTGAGGTTAAAAAAGACCAGATTCCTCAAGCCGCCTTAAAGGTTGGGACATTGCTTCAGGCCAAGAAACCGAATGGTGAGACGCATGATATTCGCGTTGCAGAGATTAAGAAGGACACGGTCGTGCTGGACTCCAATCATCTATTGGCCGGAAAAACTCTCTACTATGAAGTTATCATCATCGATATTAAAGGGATATCATTCAAATCTGAGTCTTGAATGCAATTTTGTAGGGCTCCACATTTTCGACCGAAAAAACTAATGCCATCTCAGTTTTGACCAAGACGCGCTTTCAACTCGCAAGCCTCATTTCTCTGTTGTCTTATTCTTAAGCCTCGGCAAGATAAATGCTCAGGACTTTAAATTCTCAGGTTACCGAATCAATCTTAGCAATCCCTTCCCTGAAAGCTCCTTGTCACTAGGTCGGCGATGATCTAGGAAACCGGCAAGTCCTCTGAAAGACAAGGCCAGAGGTCTTTTTTGCGATCAAGGAGTACTCTTCCGTACGGTGAGGAGACAAAAAGACCGATAACGCAGTATGTCTGGCGAATCGACGGTTTCTCCCCTATAATACCCTCAACCACACCCCTTCATTTTTTATCCCAAATGGATCTTACCAATGAGACGTCGGTGTCTGATCATTCTCCTTGTCCTCCTTCTCTCTCCCTCCCCTACCCTTGCCCATCGAGGCAGACTTGATTCCTTTGGTTGTCACAACAACCGGAAGGCGGGAATCTACGAATGTCACAAAGGACAATTTTCTGGTCGATCATTTGCCAGCAAGTCCGAGATGCTTCGGACTTTGCCAAGTCTTAATGAACCTCTCAAGCCAGGTGTACCCCCTCCCCCACCTTCCCCAACAATTGAAACAGGCCTCTCAGACTGCGAACATCTTAAGTATGGAGCACCCAGCAACGGACCAGTTCTCCTCTGCCGACTCGGGTACGCACT
This DNA window, taken from Candidatus Manganitrophaceae bacterium, encodes the following:
- a CDS encoding MFS transporter, with the protein product MKFQRLAAEQADMATPDKSKNRASLWGLAFFSGAAGLIYEVLWLREFALRLGNTAQASSLVLAAIFAGLALGNLLGGKWANRISRPLKGYALIELAMAACGGFAMAFLGKGGTMVLIPLFFLLILMAILMGATLPLLIQAIPQDPEHTGRESSWLYGINTTGGMIGAGAAGMALPLWLGIRGTFSLAIFFNLMIAILALKTGTPEAQNLEGTDEVVDKDNRHKKSHKNQTSPLPSRILFLLTGLSGAGTLALEVLWTRMFSLVFQNSVYSFSLILVLFLLSLAISAAWVASLSRRNGDPYKLLLRALSVVAFLIPLGAWIFIRSSHLKFLFRDTTAIGYILNITLFTGALVVPVMIAAGMILPLCWVIDQRKNQSTGWQMGSLLGMNTIGGVLGALAAGFILIPQLGLWPGMGLVAVGYACGSLLVLRSFLSKEKRLPGARPLSRVARPVIIGSLFVPLLLIWPSLPTQHLKSGEKLLFLEEGAGAQVAVVELPSGERKLKVNSTYNLGSSSAEIEERRMGQLPLLLHPDPKSLAFVGLATGITASAIYDHPVDQATLIELLPEVVRAASWFDRENRGIIHDPKWNLVIADGRVALPKNKTPLDLVISDLFVPWHAGTWTLYSLEYYREAARKLSEGGMYVQWLPLYQLSLREFQIIGRTFSEAFPHVSMWRGNFSPDYPILALIGSKRPLKIDLEKMESRLQTVKNSASPQDPFLATPNDMMLFYVGGTDAVQDLFKGAPLNTDNHPLIEYLAPMSHIRKEQLIGSDLAELFIQVSQNEKEWRNHALAGAHLYQATVSVKLKQYDSRTLHLEKASRLVKGSRLLTRFAKALKLNQPTSQGLPARRQ
- a CDS encoding TlpA family protein disulfide reductase — protein: MKTRLSLLKTLLVMGVIILVFISITGMASRPPLVGGPAPHFQLKTLKDTLITIADYRGKVVLLNFWATWCKPCMKEMPEMQVAYEEYKDRGFVILGVNFGESPGKAARLVKQMGLTFPILLDQEVEVASRYQVVSLPVSFFIGPNGIIKERVFGGTLTKAGIGEVFHRLMDGKKG
- a CDS encoding helix-turn-helix domain-containing protein, whose translation is MKTAGKRIIESAEEALSFAKGEKNHNCIIHIPDAINVRRIRKKLGMTQKAFAGYFGVNLRTIQDWEQGRRVPSGASKNFLFVIDKEPEAVRRVLIMEG
- a CDS encoding addiction module toxin RelE; its protein translation is MQTVVETPGFIKDARDVGLSEDEREGIVEFISENPLTGVSIPGTVGARKVRFSAKGKGKSGGVRVITFYSGIDIPVFLLNVFAKGDKVNLTKAECNTLKNILGSIADAYRNWRK
- the higA gene encoding addiction module antidote protein, HigA family, whose translation is MAKTKLAPIHPGEILMEEFLKPMGISQYKVAKDISVPARRINEIVHGKRSVSPDTALRLSKYFGLSERFWINLQARYDLETEKDRLKDRLNKEVHVYATAV
- a CDS encoding plasmid maintenance system killer family protein, producing the protein MIKTFASKETEKLFRRERSRKIPETIQKIARRKLEILDVAEVLQDLRIPPSNHLENLTGKRKGQHSIRINIQWRICFEWRKGDAYKVEIVDYH
- a CDS encoding type II toxin-antitoxin system RelE/ParE family toxin is translated as MSKYTLSPRAKQDIVDIQKYTNEKWGNEQAKQYIALLRNKIRMLAKNPVQGKNRDDVKEGYQSFPEGNHIIFYRQAKDKIEILGIPHQSMDVLPHFEHDPPTEKLN
- a CDS encoding type II toxin-antitoxin system Phd/YefM family antitoxin gives rise to the protein MKKLAAREAKTHFGELMDTVQREPVSIEKHGRPVAVIMSMEEYKTIEEMKLERLRAHLSEGEIQLDRGEGEDGETFFEKIVDGNG
- the nirK gene encoding nitrite reductase, copper-containing yields the protein MEIEKCLYRFCAAIFATLFVLMSPGRVFAENAVLATAPHVPAPVKRKSPATVVVNFEAREITQEIDGDKKYKFWTFNGTTPGPMIRVRVGDSVQFHLANHKDNQWPHNIDLHAVNGPGGGAHVNEVKPGEASVFTFKTLKPGLYIYHCAAGAPSIPHHISNGMYGLILVEPEEGMSDVDKEFYVFQSEFFTKSAGKENLLELDFNKGMADQPDYVFFNGKAGALMGDNVIKANAGDNVRIYFGNIGPNNISSFHVIGEIFDKVYMEGSIGGAVNHNVQTTLVPSAGATIVEMKVDVPGSYILVDHSIYRVAKGAIGILAVGGKEDNSIFKKGK